AAGTCATCCCAGGAAATACTGCTTTTGTAAAAGCTCAGTTAATCGAGACTTTTGCGGACAAGATTTTTAGCTGTTTGGCTGATGATAGTTCGATTTTAGTCATTGCCAGAAGTGAAAATCTAGCTGAGGAAATCTTTGAACAAGTAAAAAATTGGTAGGTCTATATGTTACTTGAAATTTCGATAAAAAACTTTGCCATTATTGAGGCTATTTCCCTCAATTTTGAAAAGGGAATGACTGTCCTGACTGGTGAAACGGGTGCAGGGAAGTCGATTATCATTGATGCCATGAATATGATGTTGGGAGCTCGTGCTACGACAGATGTTATTCGTCATGGTGCGCCAAAGGCAGAGATTGAGGGGCTTTTCTCAGTTGAGAATAGTCGCCTTTTACAGGAAATTTTTGATGAGCAAGGTTTGGAAATGGGGGATGAGATTATCATCCGTCGGGAAATTCTGCAAAATGGTCGTAGTATCAGCCGTGTCAATGGTCAGATGGTTAATCTGTCTGTTTTGCGCGCTATTGGGCAACATCTGGTAGATATTCATGGTCAGCATGACCAAGAGGAGTTAATGCGTCCCCAACTGCATATTCAAATGTTGGATGAATTTGGTGATACAGGCTTTTGGGCCTTGAAAGAAACCTATCAAACGAGTTTTGATGCCTATCGAAAAATGCGTAAGCAGGTTCTGGAAGTCAAGAAAAACCAACAGGAACACAAGGCACGTATTGAAATGTTGGAATTTCAAATGGCAGAGATTGAGGCAGCAAACTTGCAAGCCGGAGAAGATCTGGCTCTCAATCAGGAGCGTGATAAACTTCTCAATCATAAAAATATTGCGGATACGCTGACTAATGCCTGCAGTATGTTGGACAATGAAGATTTTTCAAGTCTGGCCAATGTTCGTTCAGCCATGAATGACATGGAAAGTGTCGAAGAGTATGACCCTGAATACCGTGAAATTTCAAGCTCTTTGTCTGAGACCTACTATGTCTTAGAAGATATTAGCAAACGTCTGGAAGCTATTATAGAGGACCTTGATTTTGATGGTAATCGTCTCATGCAGGTTGAGAACCGCTTGGACCTCCTTCATACCATTACCCGTAAGTATGGTGGGACTGTAGACGATGTCTTGCTTTATTTTGCCAAGATTACGGAAGAATACAATCTCTTGACAGGCAATAACCTTTCGTCTGAGGAGGACATGGAAGCAGAGCTCAAGAAATTGGAAGTTAATCTTGTCGATTTGGCAGGTCAGCTTGCCTCTGCTCGTCATGACTTGGCTCAGCAGCTAGAAGCAGATATTAAACAAGAACTGCAAGACCTCTATATGGAAAAAGCTCAGTTTCAGGTTCGTTTTAGCAAGGGCAAATTCAGTCGTGAGGGAAATGAAATGGTTGAGTTTTATATTTCAACCAACCCTGGCGAAGATTTTAAACCCTTGGTCAAGGTTGCATCTGGTGGGGAATTATCTCGTCTCATGCTAGCCATTAAGTCTGCCTTTTCACGTAAAGAAGGTAAGACGAGTATTGTCTTTGATGAAGTGGATACGGGAGTTTCAGGTCGTGTTGCCCAAGCTATTGCACAGAAGATTCATAAAATTGGTCAGCATGGGCAGGTTCTAGCTATTTCCCATTTACCACAAGTGATTGCGATTGCGGATTATCAATTCTTTATTGAGAAGATTAGCAATGACCATTCAACAGTTTCGACTGTTCGTCTCTTGACGGTTGAAGAGAGAGTGGAGGAAGTTGCCAAGATGTTGGCTGGTGATGATGTGACGGAAGCAGCCCTGACGCAAGCCAGAGAATTGTTGAGAAACAGGGAGAAATAAGATGACAGACTATTATGTAATTGGAGATGTTCATGGAAAAGCTGGGATGCTGGAAGACCTTCTCAAAACATGGGATGGTCAGACCCAGTTGCTCTTTCTAGGGGACTTGATTGACCGTGGCGAAGATAGTCGCCGTGTCCTAGAGATGGTTAAGGACTTGGTGGACAATCAAGGGGCTATCTGTTTGTCAGGGAACCACGAGTATATGTTTTTGACATGGCTCGATAACCCAGAAGAAAGCTATGACCATTATCGTCGCAATGGTGGAGATACAACCATTAACTCTATCCTAGGTCGTCCCTTGGATGCACCAGTTGATGGAGTTGAGGATGCCAAGCGTGTTGCTACTGAAGCGGCAGACTTGGTCGAATTTATTCGTCAAATGCCGTTTGTGGTAGAGACAGACAAGTATATCTTTGTTCATGCAGGTATTGATTTGACCTTGGATGACTGGCATGAAACCACAGATTATAAAAAAGTTTGGCTTAGAAAACCATTCCACGAAGCCGAAAATTATACTGGAAAAATCATTGTCTTTGGCCATACACCGGTCTATGGTTTGTTAAAGCAAGAGCGAGGTACAGCTGAGCTTTGGACTACAGAAGATGGCAAGATTGGAATGGACGGAGGAGCTGTTTATGGTGGTGTCCTTCACGGGATTGTCTTTACTGACCAAGGAATGACAGAACATCACTTTATTGAGAATGACGGCTTTGTCGCTGAAGATTAGTACTCCTAGCAGGGTATGGTCTTGTCAAAATGTCAAAAACAATTTATAATAAATAGATACCCTGAAAGGAAGAGAATCATGAACTTAGAAGAATTGAAAAAACGACAGGAGAAGATCCGTAACTTCTCTATTATCGCCCATATTGACCATGGAAAGTCGACTCTAGCAGACCGCATTTTGGAAAAAACAGAGACGGTTTCAAGTCGTGAAATGCAAGCTCAGCTTTTGGATAGCATGGATCTAGAACGGGAACGTGGGATTACCATTAAGTTGAATGCCATCGAGCTGAATTATACTGATAAAGATGGGGAAACTTATATTTTCCACTTGATTGACACGCCGGGGCACGTAGACTTCACCTATGAAGTTTCACGTTCGCTAGCTGCCTGTGAGGGAGCGATTTTGGTCGTCGATGCTGCCCAAGGGATTGAGGCCCAAACCCTTGCCAACGTTTATCTGGCCTTGGACAATGATTTGGAAATCATGCCAGTCATTAATAAAATTGACCTGCCAGCTGCAGATCCTGAGCGCGTGCGTACTGAGATTGAGGATGTCATTGGTTTGGATGCCAGTGAAGCAGTTTTGGCTTCTGCCAAGGCTGGTATCGGTATCGAGGAAATCCTTGAGCAAATCGTAGAAAAAGTACCAGCTCCAACGGGTGATGTGACGGCGCCACTTAAGGCTTTGATTTTCGACTCAGTTTATGATGCTTACCGT
The Streptococcus toyakuensis genome window above contains:
- the recN gene encoding DNA repair protein RecN, yielding MLLEISIKNFAIIEAISLNFEKGMTVLTGETGAGKSIIIDAMNMMLGARATTDVIRHGAPKAEIEGLFSVENSRLLQEIFDEQGLEMGDEIIIRREILQNGRSISRVNGQMVNLSVLRAIGQHLVDIHGQHDQEELMRPQLHIQMLDEFGDTGFWALKETYQTSFDAYRKMRKQVLEVKKNQQEHKARIEMLEFQMAEIEAANLQAGEDLALNQERDKLLNHKNIADTLTNACSMLDNEDFSSLANVRSAMNDMESVEEYDPEYREISSSLSETYYVLEDISKRLEAIIEDLDFDGNRLMQVENRLDLLHTITRKYGGTVDDVLLYFAKITEEYNLLTGNNLSSEEDMEAELKKLEVNLVDLAGQLASARHDLAQQLEADIKQELQDLYMEKAQFQVRFSKGKFSREGNEMVEFYISTNPGEDFKPLVKVASGGELSRLMLAIKSAFSRKEGKTSIVFDEVDTGVSGRVAQAIAQKIHKIGQHGQVLAISHLPQVIAIADYQFFIEKISNDHSTVSTVRLLTVEERVEEVAKMLAGDDVTEAALTQARELLRNREK
- a CDS encoding metallophosphoesterase family protein, with the translated sequence MTDYYVIGDVHGKAGMLEDLLKTWDGQTQLLFLGDLIDRGEDSRRVLEMVKDLVDNQGAICLSGNHEYMFLTWLDNPEESYDHYRRNGGDTTINSILGRPLDAPVDGVEDAKRVATEAADLVEFIRQMPFVVETDKYIFVHAGIDLTLDDWHETTDYKKVWLRKPFHEAENYTGKIIVFGHTPVYGLLKQERGTAELWTTEDGKIGMDGGAVYGGVLHGIVFTDQGMTEHHFIENDGFVAED